TAGAAAAGGATTTGAAGACATGATGATAGATTTGGCATATATAATTATTCCATTCACCTTTTTTATCATCGTTTTAGGAATAGTGTTTTTAATCGGAAGACCTTTATTTAAAAAAATATCAATGAAAATAAGAAACTGGAGGGAAAAATAATATGAAAAAACTTACGAAGATTTTATCTGTTACATTAATTGTTGCGGGGCTATTAACAGTAGGATTTACTGGAAGAGAGTTATTTAAGGCAGAACCTGCAATGGCTGCATTAGATTCTGCTAAAGTGAATACTATTACATCAAGAGGAGAAGGAGTCGTTAAAGTTAAACCGGATATAGCATATATTACGATGGGTGTTCGTACAGAAAATAAAGATGCTAAAGTGGCTCAAACAAGCAATGCTGAAAAGATGGATAAGGTTATTGCTGCCCTGAAAAAGATGGGGATTGAAGAGAAGGATATTCAAACCTCTAACTACTCGGTTTATCCTCAGTATGATTATGAAGCTAAAGGTGCAGAAAAGATTGTTGGTTATGTCGTTGACAATACTGTTATGATCACAGTGAGAGATATATTAAAGGTAGGAGATGTTTTAGACATTGGCGTAGCAGAAGGAGCAAACGTATCCAATGGAATACAATTTAGCATTTCCGATACGGAAAAATATTATCAAGAAGCATTAAAATTAGCGGTTAAAAATGCCAGAGGCAAAGCAGAAGCAATGGGAGAAGCAATTGGAGTAACCCTTAAAAATCCTAGCTCTATAGTAGAACAAAGTAGTGGAGGCAGCAATATTATCTATGCGGATCGAGGAGTTGGGATTGAAGCAGCAAAAATGGCATCAACCCCAATTTCCACAGGTGAATTGGATGTTAGAGCAATGGTAGAAGTAAGTTATCAATACTAATAGAATATATCTTAAAATAATTTAAAGTTCCGAATCTGATTCGGAACTTTTTTGTGTTATAATACTAAAAATAGGAGGGTTTACAAATGAAAAAAATAAAAAGATATTTTATTTTTTTGTGTTTGGTATTTATTTTTCTCATTATGTATGTTTATATAAATAATATACTAAAAATTAAATACCAGACAGAAATTCATTTTTTAAAGCTTCCCACAGGGGATTGTACCTTGATCAAAAGTATGAACAGAGTGATTTTAATTGGGGAAGCAGGTAAAAAGGACAAAAAGCACCTAAGCCAATATTTAAACAAACAAAAAATAGAGCATATAACAGAATTAATTATTACTTATCCTAATAAGGATAAGGCAATCGGCTTTTCTTCTATTCTGCAAGAGATGAAAGTAGATTCGATTTATCTGCCTCATATTGCAGATTTAGATTCGGATACCAAAGAACTTTTAAAAATAGCCAAAGATAAAGAGACCTTGATCTATCAGATAAAAGGAAAAGATAAATGGACAATCAATAACTGGACCCTTCTGTTCTTAAGACCTTCAATAAATAGTACAATTCCTGAATCAGAAAGGAAACCTATTATAAAATTAAACCTGCCCCAGAATTCTATCTTATGGCTTCCCAGTATGAATGAAATGGATCAAAAGGATTTATTACTGGATTCAAAAGACCTAAGAGCAGATATACTTAAAGTTTCAGGACATAATGGGGAAATTCTTTTTGCTAAAGATTTCTTAGATGTTGTCAAACCTAAAACAATCATATTTGGGGATGCAGGGAAAGTAAAAGAAAGTGAAATGAGAGCAATTTATGAATGGAACGCTAATACAAAGATTCTTTCTATTGAGAATGAAGGGGATATTATATTTTATGGAAAAGGGAATAAATATAATATCACGACAAAACGAATGATGAATATAAGGATTCAGTAAAAGAGGAGAATGAATATGCAAAAAAAGATCATGTTAGTGGATGGTCATAGTATAATTAATAGAGCTTTTTATGGGGTACCTCTGTTATCTAATGCAGAGGGAATTTATACGAATGGTGTATATGGATTTCTAAATATCTTATTTAAGTTATTAGATGAGGACAAGCCAGATTACATAGCGGTTGCTTTTGATTTAAGTGCACCTACATTTAGACATGAGGCATTTAAAGAATATAAGGGAAATAGAAAAGGAATGCCTGAAGAACTCAAACCTCAAGTACCATTATTAAAAGAAGTCTTAGATGCCATGGGAATTAAAAGACTTGAAAAAGAAGGATACGAAGCAGACGATATTCTAGGAACTGCAGCCAAAAGAGCGGAAGAACAAGGAATGGAGCCTATTATCGTTTCAGGAGACAGAGACCTTCTGCAATTGGCTACAGATAAAATAAAAATCAGGATTCCAAAAACTAAAAAAGGCGGAACAGAAATTGAAGATTATTTTGCTAAAGATTTAATTGAAAAAATAGGCGTTACACCTCTTGAGTATATTGATGTAAAAGCGCTTATGGGGGATTCTTCTGATAATATTCCGGGGGTTCCTGGGATTGGAGAAAAAACAGCTATAAAAATTATTCAGGAATATCATAATATTGAAAATGCCATTGCAAATGCAGATTATATTAAGCCAAGCCGTGCTTCCGCAAATTTAAAGGCATATGAAGAACAGGCAAGACAAAGCAAATATCTTGCAACGATTTGCACCGAAGTACCTATTGAATTTGACTGGGAACAATATAAACTTGATTCTATAATGAATCCCAGAGTATATGAGCTCTTTAAACAATTAGAATTTAAAAGTTTTTTAGATCGATTTAGTATGCCCTCAGAATCTAATAGTCTCATAATGAACTCTAATTTGTCCGAGGGAGAATATAGGGCTGTTGGTACTAAAGAAGACTTTGAAAAAATAGTTCAGGAAATATTTGAAGCAGGCAGATTTTCTTTTATAATATTCTCTGAGAATCATAAGCCTATAGGAATAAGCTTTTGCTATGCAGACATTAAGGGGATATGGGTAGAACAATCGGAAGAATTTACTGTAGAAGAACTTATGGCAGTGGCAAAGCCCCTTTTTGAATCCAATACAGTAGAAAAAATAGCCCATAATGCCAAAGATGATATGCATATTCTAAAACATTTTGGCATTACACTCAGAAATTTAACGTTTGACACGATGATTGGCGGATATGTATTAAATCCGACTAAAGAAACCTATGGATATGATGATCTTTCACAAGAATTTTTAGGTCAGACCTTTCCAAGCGAAGAAGAAATTTTAGGTAAAGGAAAAAGCAAAAAGTCCATTATGGATTTAGAAGAAAAGGACAGAACAAAGTTTGCAGCAGGACAGGCTTATATTATATACCACTCTGAAAAACAAATAAGAAAGAAATTAAAAGAAAACAATCAAGAACAACTGTATTATGAAATTGAGCATCCTCTGATTGAAGTTTTATTCAGCATGGAAGAATACGGGTTCAAAATAGATACTAAGAAATTAAAAGAATATGTCACCGAACTGGAAGAGAAAATAGATATTCTCACAAAAGAAATATATGATATAGCAGGAGAAGAGTTCAATATTAACTCTCCAAAGCAACTGGGGGTCATTCTTTTTGAAAAGCTAATGCTTCCCATGGGAAAAAAGACAAAAACCGGTTATTCAACAGCCGCTGAGGTATTAGAAAAGCTAAGAAATAAGCATATTATTATTGAAAAGATATTGGAGTATCGCCAATTGATAAAGCTAAAAACCACTTATGGAGACGGCTTATTTGCGGTAGTGAATAAAGACACCAATAAAGTCCATTCAACATTTAATCAAACAATTACTGCTACCGGCAGAATAAGCAGTACTGAACCTAATCTACAAAATATTCCTATCAAACTTGAGATGGGAAGAAAAATAAGAAAAGTCTTTATTCCCAGTGATGAAGATTATTTATTGCTGGATGCGGATTATTCTCAAATTGAGCTTCGCGTTCTGGCACATATTGCTCAGGATGAAACTTTGATTCATGCATTTCGTACGGGAGAAGACATTCACAAAATTACTGCATCACAAGTATTTAAGGTGCCTTTTGATGAGGTAACCCCCAGACAAAGAAGCAATGCCAAAGCTGTAAATTTTGGAATTGTATATGGGATTGGAGCATTTAGCTTAAGCCAGGATTTAAACATTTCCAGAAAAGAAGCAGAAGCCTATATAGAAGGTTATTTCGAAAAATATCCAAATGTAAGAAAATACATGGATGAAACCATAAAGCAAGCAAGAGAACAAGGATATGTGACTACATTATTTGGAAGAAGAAGAGTTATTCCGGATATTAGTTCTAATAATTTTACGCGACGTTCTTTTGGAGAAAGGGTTGCCATGAATACACCTATTCAAGGGACTGCAGCAGATATTATTAAAATCGCTATGATTAAAGTTTTCAATAAATTAAAAGAAAAGAATCTGAAATCTCGCCTCATTCTTCAAGTTCATGATGAGCTTCTAGTTGAAGTGCATAAAGATGAAGTGGATGAAGTGAAACAAATTCTTAAACATGAAATGGAGCATGCTGCAAAACTAGATGTTCCTTTAGATGTGGATATGCACCTTGGTAAAACTTGGTTTGAAACTAAATAATGGAGGATTGCCATGAAAGTAATTGGCTTAACCGGGGGCAGCGGCAGCGGCAAAAGTACGGTTGTACTTTTGCTGTCACAATTAACAAAGGTATATATTATAGATGCAGATAAAATTGGACATCAAATTATTTTAAAAGGCAAACCAGCATATGAAGATATTGTTCAGTATTTTGGAAGAGGAATTTTAAGGGAAGATGGTGAAATCAATAGAAAGTTTTTAGGGGAAATTGTATTTTCTAATAAAGATTCTTTGAATATCCTAAATCAAATTACCCATCCTCGTATTAAAGAAGAAATTTTTAGGAAAATTAAGCAAATAAAGGAGAGCCGTTCTTCATATAATTATATAGTTATTGATGCTGCCCTTTTAATTGAAATACAACTTCATAAAATTGTGGATGAAGTATGGGCTGTCTACACAGAGGAAGAAAAAAGAATACAGAGGATCATGAAAAGAGACGGACTTGATATAAAACAGGCAGAAAATCGTATCAAATCTCAAATGCCGTGGGAAGCAATGAAAAGATATGCCGATAGAATTATAGATAATAGCAAAGATCAAGACTTTACTCTTAAGCAGCTGGAATGTATTTTATCAGAAGATATAAGTTTCTAAAGGAGAAAACGTATGTTTTATATAATTGATCTTCGAGGTAGAAAATTACGATTATTGGCCTCTGTGATTATATTCTGCATTATTATATATATGGTTACATTAACTTTTTTTCGGACTTTTTTATTTCCCATAAAATACGCGGATTTGGTAACCAAATATTCTGAGAAATATAATTTGGATACCTATTTGGTGTTTTCAATCATTCGGATTGAAAGTAAATTTAATCCCCAAGCGACATCCCATAAGGGTGCAAGAGGACTAATGCAGATTACTGATCAAACAGGAGCATGGGCTGCAAAAGAAATTGGAATAGAAAATTATCACAGTGATCGACTTTACGAACCGGAGATTAATATTCAAATTGGATGCTGGTATATTAGAAAGCTCATCAATCAATATAAAGATAACCTTGAAACAAGCTTAGCAGCATACAATGCCGGAAGCGGAAACGTATCGAAATGGTTAGGAAATGAGAAATATAGCGATGATGCCGAAAAACTTAATTTTATACCCTTTAAGGAAACCAGGGAATATGTTGAGAAAGTGATGAAAAGTCAAAAATGTTATGAACGTTTGTATAAGAATTCAAAAAAATAAACAGCATTGCGTGCATTAGAAAGGTGAGGATGATATTGGCTAAAAAATTAAGGTGGATTACCATTTTTGTTTTTATATTATTATTTGCTACGAGTTGTTCAAATACCGGAACAGAAGAAATGGAGAATCCACAACAGCAAGAAGAGCAGGTTGAAACAGCTCCCATAGAACCAACCAAAGGAGGGGAAATGATTTTATCTCTCAGAACACCCAAAACTCTAAATCCCCTATTAAATGAAGAATATACAGTGGATCAAATTTCTAAATTGATTTTTGATACCTTAATAGATTTTGATGAGACTCAAAAACCTATACCCAATTTGGCTTCTGAATGGACATTCTCAGATGACGGTACGGTTCTTACGATTAAACTTCGATCAGATGTAAAATGGCATGACGGAGAACCTTTTACAGCTAAAGATGTTATATTTTCTCTGGATACTATAAAGAAGGCACAGGAGTCCGCTCCATATAAAAAATGTATACAAAATATTAACTCATACAAATCCATCGATGAATATAGCTTAAAAATAGTTTACAATCAACCTTTTAGTGGAGCATTGTACGGACTTTATTTCCCTATTATCCCTGCCCATGTTTATGGAGGCAAAACTGAGAGTACTGTAGGAGAAATAAAGCCTGTTGGGACAGGAGCATATATGTTTTCAGAGTTTATTCCCACTAAAGAGTTGATTTTAACAGTAAATAATAATTGGTTTAAAGGTCAGCCCTATATAGAAAAAATAAAGGCTGTGATTACTCCAGATGAAGAAACAGATCTTTATTCTTTTGAGCAAGGGCAAATAGATGTAATCGGAACAGATGTGGTTGATTGGGAAAAATACTCTGAACAAGAGAATACAAGAATTCATGAATACATTACCTCCTATTATGATTTCATCGGGCTTAATTTTAACAAACCACTATTTCAAGATAAGAATCTTAGAAAAGCTATAGCCTACGCTATTGATCGAGAGACCTTGCTAGAAAATCAATATCTTAACCATGGGGTGATCACGAATTCCCCCATCAATCCTGAATCATGGCTTTATAATAAAGAAACTGAGCAATATAACTTTGATCTGGAAAAATCAAAGCAAATTCTTAAGGATGCAGGTTGGAATGATTCCGACAACGATGGAATTTTGGACAAACCGAATAATGGAAATAAAATAGATATTTCTTTTACTTTATTAGTAAGTTCAGAAAACATTCAAAGAAAAGAAGTAGCTTATGAAATTCAAAGGATGCTAAATGAAGCAGGAATGAGCATACAGGTTGAAGAAGTATCTCAAGAGGAATTTTTAAATCGTTTACTGTCTAAAAACTTTGATGCATTTCTTGGTGGTTGGAAGCTTTCACCTATTCCAGACTTTACATTTGCGTTTCATTCAGCTCAAATAGAAGTAGGAACAAACTATGTTTCTTTTAGAAGTGAGCAGATGGATGCTTTGCTTCAGCAAGCATTTACAGCTGTTGGAGAAGAAAAGATGAAAAATGCTTATGGGAATCTGCAGAAATATATATCTGATGAATTGCCTTACATTAGCCTCTATTTTAGAACGGCAGCACTAATAACCAACGAAAGAATTCAAGGAGAAATCAAGCCTAAAAAAGAATGCATAATTGGAAACATACAAGACTGGTTCATACTTGAAAAAACACCTGCATCAAACAACTAATTGTTTATTTTGACTCCTGTATGAAAAATTGTAAGAATATCATATAGGAGTTTTTATTCACCTATTAAAGTATTCTAAGTATTATGAACTTTCCTCGATGAAGTGAATATAATATTAAAGAATATTCATTTTTTGAGAGGGAAAAGCTATGAAAATCGGTTTAGCCTTATCAGGTGGCGGCGTAAGGGGGATGTCTCATATAGGGGCCATGAAGGCTCTCATTGAAAATGGGATTAGACCTGATTTGGTAGCGGGTGCCAGTGCTGGCGCTATTGTAGCAGGATTATATGGATACGGATATGAGCCGGAAGAGATAGAGACAATTATAAAAAATAACGTATTTAGAATTATTGATATAGATTATTTGCAAATGATCTGCACACTTTTAAACTTGCGCCAAATTAAAACGAGAGGTTTAAGTGGATTGATCAAAGGACAAAGATTGGAAAAGATTCTTAGATATTATACAGATAATATAAAAATTAAAAATACAAAGATTCCTGTTGCTATATCGGCAACAAGAGTGCAGAATGGAGACAGCTTTTATTTTGTTTCTGACAGATCATCCTTGACGGATGAGACAAAAATAAAGTATGTTGACGATATAAGTTTATGTGATGCGATTAGAGCAAGTATTTCTTTTCCTGCACTATTTCAGCCAAAAGATATACTATACCAGGGAGAAATCGTATCTTTAATGGATGGAGGCGTTGTAGACAATATCCCCATTAGAGTACTGCAAAAAATGGGGGCAGATGTAGTGATTGGAATTAATTTAGGCTATAATGGACGTATGGATAGAGATATTGATAGTTTTATTGAAATTGGTGAGCAAGCCATAGCAATCATGTCTTATATGATTACTAAAAAGGAATACTCATGTCGAGAACGATCTATCTATATTTATAATCCTGAAATATGGGATATTTCATTACTTGAACTATCAGCTATTGACGAATGCATCGAAAAGGGATATGAAGCTATGAAGAAGCATATCATTCCCATTAAACAAAAGCTTAGGATATAATTAGAAATTCGCCTTTATTTTATCACAATTATATAGTAAAATGAAATTTGCTTGTATTAATTATGCTGCAGATGGGGGTAGAAGCATGTCAGAAATACGAAAAGATATTGTCACTGGGGTATGGACGATTATCGCTGTAGAAAGAGGTAAAAGACCCCATGATTTTGAAAAGCAGTCTATAAGAAAAACGAGTGAGGGATGTCCTTTCTGTGCAGGAAACGAAAGTCAAACCCCTCCTGAGGTATTGGCATATAGAACAGGCCAGCAAGAGCCTAATAATTCTAAATGGAAAGTAAGAGTTGTTCCAAATAAATACTCTGCATTGAAAGAGCAAAATGCAGTTGAAACTATAAAAGGATTTTATGAAACGGTTACCGGGTATGGAGTTCATGAGGTCCTCATTGACACAACAGACCATGAAGCTACCCTTGGAAAGATGTCCTATGAGCAGCTGGAATTGGTGTTAAGAGCTTTAAAAGAAAGATATAAGGATATTTCTTCTGACGAAAAAATTAAATATGTGCAGATTTTTAAAAACCAAGGGGCAGAAGCAGGGGCATCCCTTCAACATCCCCATTGGCAGATTATTGGAGTTCCGATCATGCCGGAGAACCAAAAGCAGATTATAAAAGGAAGCAAAAAGTATTTTCAAGAACATTCAAGATGTGTATATTGTGAGATGCTTAGATATGAGCGAAACGCAAAAGTAAGGATTATACAGGAGAATAAACATTTTATTTTATTTGCTCCTTATGCCTCCAGATTTTGCTATGAAACATGGATAATGCCAAAGCAGCATTTTTATGATTTTAGTCGTTTGAAAGAAGAACATCTGAAATATCTGGCGCAGATCTTAAAAGAAACGATACAAAGATATGAAAAGGTCTTTGACGAGCTATCCTATAACATTTGTTTTATGGGTCCGCCCCAGGAGGCTAGTGTTGAAAAGTATTTCCATTGGCATATACAGATTATCCCAAGATTAGGAAATCTGGCGGGATTTGAATTGAGTACAGGGTCGTACATTAACCCTACTCCGCCGGAAATGGTAGCCGAGACATTGCAGAAAGTGGTCAAAAAAGTAAGATAAGCATGTATTAGGAGTGGTAATATGCAAAATTCTAATTTGAAAATTCTATTTGTGGTTTCTGAAATGGCACCCTTTGCAAAAACAGGTGGAGTAGGTGAATTCGCCGGCACTTTGCCTTTTGAAATCGCTTCTTTGGGATGGGATGTACGAATCGTAATGCCAAAGTATAAACATATTAGTGATCAATATACTCATTGTATGGAGTATGTATGCGATTATCCAGTCAATTTAGATTGGCGAAAGCAGACAGCGATTATTAGAAAAATAGATTATGACAATGGCAGAGGAAGGATTCCATGCTATTTTATAGATAATGCATATTATTTCGACAGACAGCAGATGTACAGCAATCCGGATGATGCAGAGCGATTTGCATTTTTTTGCAAGGCAGTATTAGAAATGCTTCCTAAAATCAACTTTATGCCTGATATCATTCATTGCAATGATTGGGAAACCGGCCCCATATGTGTTTTATTGCATCATCAGTACAAATACATAGATTTTTATAAAAATATAAAGACTGTATTTACTATACATAATCTTCAATGTCAAGGAAATTTTCCTAAGGATACTTTGAGTTTATTAAGCTTAGGAGAAGAATTTTATCACCCTGACAGTCTGGAGTTTTATGGAAGTGTCAACTATATGAAAGCAGGAATTGTTTACAGTGATCTCATAACAACTGTTAGTCCTACCTATGCGAAAGAAATACAGATGCCTGAATATGGCAATGGATTAGATGGAGTTATTAGGAAAAGGCAGTCTGATTTATTTGGGATCATTAATGGTATAAATTATAATATTTATAATCCTGAAACCGATCCCTATATCTATCAGACATACAATTATCATTCTTTAGAAAATAAGCAAGTGAACAAAAGTAAGTTTCAAAATGAAATTGGATTAGAACAAAATTCTAAGATCCCTTTAATAGCTATGATTTCTTATTTGTCAGATGAAAAAGGATTTGATTTAATCGAAGAAAGCATAGAAGAAATTATGCAAATGAATATTCAATTTATTATTCTGGGCACAGGGGATCCGTTTTATGAAGATTTGATTTACTCCATACAGCAGAAGTATCCGAACAAAATGAGGGCTATTATTGCTTTTAATATGGAATTGGCTCAAAAAATATTTGCAGCATCTGATATTTATCTTATCCCTTCAAAATTTGAAGCTTGCGGTTTAAATCAGATGATTGCCCTTAGATACGGTTCAGTGCCAATCGCCCGGGCAACTGGAGGATTGGCAGATACTATTATTCCCTTTGATATGCAAAGTTTTGATGGCAGTGGCTTTATATTTAAAGAGCATTGCAAACAATCCATGCTTTTTACTCTTAAAACAGCTATAGAATTGTATAATACATATCCTTCTGCTTGGAAACAAATAGTTTTAAAAGGAATGAAACAAGATGTTTCCTGGAACGCATCGGCGCTTCAATATACGAAGTTATATCAGAAACTGACAGAAAGATAAAAAAATCTAGAAGATGATTTGTATTTTTTTGTCTAGATGAACAAAAATCATCTAGATTTTTTTGTTACTTGTGATATCATAGTAGATATACTATTATTTATAATTATACAGATATTAGTTATACCACATCCAAATTTAGTATCAATAGAGGAGTGGAAGCATTGAGTTTAGACTGTCACTTTAAAGAAGAGGAACTAGTTTTTGGACTAGATATCGGTACACGAACGATCATGGGCATATTAGGCTTTCAAAAGGGTAAAGACTTTATTGTCATTGCTGCAGAGCAGATAGAACATGAATCCAGGGCAATGATGGATGGCCAGATTCATGATATATTTAAAGTAGCACAAACAGTCCAGAAGGTGAAAACAGCTTTAGAAAAACGGGTCGGAATTCAATTAAAGGATGTAGCCATTGCCGCTGCGGGTAGAGTATTAAAAACATACTTGGTCAGAATCGATCAAAGCCTGGATGAAGTAAAAGAAATTCAAAAAGACCTCATTAGAGAATTAGAACTTAAAGGAATAGATGAAGCACAGGCAAAACTGAAAGAAGAATTAGGAGATACAAATATAGACTATTTTTGTGTAGGTTATTCTGTGGTAAACTATTACTTAAACGAATATATTATTACTAATTTAGAAGGACATAAAGGGAAAAAAATTGGTGCAGACGTACTGGCTACGTTTTTGCCTCGCAGTGTTGTAGAGAGTTTATATGCTGTAATGGATAAAGTAGGATTAAATGTCGTTAGTCTTACCTTAGAACCTATAGCAGCAATTAATGTAGCAATTCCTGAAAATCTGAGACTTCTAAACTTGGCACTGGTGGATGTAGGAGCAGGAACTTCCGATATTGCTATTACAAAAGAGGGAGCAGTGATTGGGTATGGCATGATACCCATTGCTGGGGATGAAATAACAGAAAGAATTGTACATAAATATTTAGTTGATTTTCAAACTGCTGAAAAGATAAAATATCAAATAAATAAACAAGAAAAAATTTCATTTTTAGACATATTGGGTATACCCCATACGGTTACTTCTCAAGAATTATTAGAACACTTAGAAGATGCTGTAAATTACTTAGCAGATCAAATAACTGCTAAAATTTACGAGTTGAATGGAAATAAAGCTCCAAATGCTGTTTTTTGCGTTGGAGGCGGAAGTCAGGTTAAAGGTTTAACAGAAAAAATTTCTGAAAGACTTAAACTTCCGAAGGAAAGAGTTGCCCTTCGAGGAGGAGATACATTAATCAATGTTAAATATGAATGTGAACCTTTAGTGGCTCCTGATGTCATTACTCCAATAGGAATTTGTGTTACTTCTATTCTTCAAAGAGGTTATGACTTTATTGAAGTAAAAGTTAATGGAGACCCTGTAAAACTTTTAAACACAAAAAGATTAACCGTTGCTGATGCAGGGATACAAAAGGGCTTCAATCATACAAATTTATTAGGAAGAAAAGGCTCTTCCCTCATCTTTAAATTAAATCAACAAAGCAAAAAGATTTGGGGAGAACCAGCGATTCCTGCAGAGCTTTATGTCAATGGGAAAGAAGCTAGCCTTGATACGCCTATTCATGCTGGAGACGATATTACTATCAAACCTGCAATCAACGGAAAACCTGCTAGGGCTTATATAAAAGACTTTCTTGATGAAAAGAAAGTTAAAAAAATTATTATTAATGATATTGAAATGGAACTTTCTGTTCTATGTATGTCAAATGGGACTATAGTTGATCAGGATACTCCTATACATAATAATGACGAAATTGAATTTTTTGAAATTCAGACCATTGAAGATTTAGCTCGATATGCAGATATTGAGATCAACGGTAAAGAGTTTTTTGTCAATGGTGAAAAAGTTGATTTAAATTATTCAATACAAAATGGAGACAAAGTATATTTCAAACCAATAAAAGAGGATCAGGAAATTATAGTAAATGAAGAGAATAAAGATCAATTATCCGTGCATTTTCAGGATATTCCTGTTATAGTAACAGTTAATAGCAATAAAGTAACACTAAAAGGTAAAAAGTCAGATTATATCTTTGTAGATATTTTTAATTTTATTGATTTTGATTTAAAAAATCCTCAAGGAAATATTGTTCTAAAATTAAATGGAAAAAGAGCAGCATTTACTGATATAATAAAGCAAGGAGATCAGATTGAAATCTACTGGGATAAATTTAATAAGGCGGATGATATATGAGCAGATTGGAATTTTTAGAAAAAAGATATACCTATATCCATATTGGATTTTTGATATTGATGCTGATTCATTTAGAATTTAATCAATGGATTGGAAAATCAAGCGATATATCTTTGAATAAATTTCTCCTTGC
The genomic region above belongs to Defluviitalea saccharophila and contains:
- a CDS encoding patatin-like phospholipase family protein; the protein is MKIGLALSGGGVRGMSHIGAMKALIENGIRPDLVAGASAGAIVAGLYGYGYEPEEIETIIKNNVFRIIDIDYLQMICTLLNLRQIKTRGLSGLIKGQRLEKILRYYTDNIKIKNTKIPVAISATRVQNGDSFYFVSDRSSLTDETKIKYVDDISLCDAIRASISFPALFQPKDILYQGEIVSLMDGGVVDNIPIRVLQKMGADVVIGINLGYNGRMDRDIDSFIEIGEQAIAIMSYMITKKEYSCRERSIYIYNPEIWDISLLELSAIDECIEKGYEAMKKHIIPIKQKLRI
- the glgA gene encoding glycogen synthase GlgA; this translates as MQNSNLKILFVVSEMAPFAKTGGVGEFAGTLPFEIASLGWDVRIVMPKYKHISDQYTHCMEYVCDYPVNLDWRKQTAIIRKIDYDNGRGRIPCYFIDNAYYFDRQQMYSNPDDAERFAFFCKAVLEMLPKINFMPDIIHCNDWETGPICVLLHHQYKYIDFYKNIKTVFTIHNLQCQGNFPKDTLSLLSLGEEFYHPDSLEFYGSVNYMKAGIVYSDLITTVSPTYAKEIQMPEYGNGLDGVIRKRQSDLFGIINGINYNIYNPETDPYIYQTYNYHSLENKQVNKSKFQNEIGLEQNSKIPLIAMISYLSDEKGFDLIEESIEEIMQMNIQFIILGTGDPFYEDLIYSIQQKYPNKMRAIIAFNMELAQKIFAASDIYLIPSKFEACGLNQMIALRYGSVPIARATGGLADTIIPFDMQSFDGSGFIFKEHCKQSMLFTLKTAIELYNTYPSAWKQIVLKGMKQDVSWNASALQYTKLYQKLTER
- a CDS encoding cell division protein FtsA, with the protein product MSLDCHFKEEELVFGLDIGTRTIMGILGFQKGKDFIVIAAEQIEHESRAMMDGQIHDIFKVAQTVQKVKTALEKRVGIQLKDVAIAAAGRVLKTYLVRIDQSLDEVKEIQKDLIRELELKGIDEAQAKLKEELGDTNIDYFCVGYSVVNYYLNEYIITNLEGHKGKKIGADVLATFLPRSVVESLYAVMDKVGLNVVSLTLEPIAAINVAIPENLRLLNLALVDVGAGTSDIAITKEGAVIGYGMIPIAGDEITERIVHKYLVDFQTAEKIKYQINKQEKISFLDILGIPHTVTSQELLEHLEDAVNYLADQITAKIYELNGNKAPNAVFCVGGGSQVKGLTEKISERLKLPKERVALRGGDTLINVKYECEPLVAPDVITPIGICVTSILQRGYDFIEVKVNGDPVKLLNTKRLTVADAGIQKGFNHTNLLGRKGSSLIFKLNQQSKKIWGEPAIPAELYVNGKEASLDTPIHAGDDITIKPAINGKPARAYIKDFLDEKKVKKIIINDIEMELSVLCMSNGTIVDQDTPIHNNDEIEFFEIQTIEDLARYADIEINGKEFFVNGEKVDLNYSIQNGDKVYFKPIKEDQEIIVNEENKDQLSVHFQDIPVIVTVNSNKVTLKGKKSDYIFVDIFNFIDFDLKNPQGNIVLKLNGKRAAFTDIIKQGDQIEIYWDKFNKADDI
- the galT gene encoding galactose-1-phosphate uridylyltransferase, with the protein product MSEIRKDIVTGVWTIIAVERGKRPHDFEKQSIRKTSEGCPFCAGNESQTPPEVLAYRTGQQEPNNSKWKVRVVPNKYSALKEQNAVETIKGFYETVTGYGVHEVLIDTTDHEATLGKMSYEQLELVLRALKERYKDISSDEKIKYVQIFKNQGAEAGASLQHPHWQIIGVPIMPENQKQIIKGSKKYFQEHSRCVYCEMLRYERNAKVRIIQENKHFILFAPYASRFCYETWIMPKQHFYDFSRLKEEHLKYLAQILKETIQRYEKVFDELSYNICFMGPPQEASVEKYFHWHIQIIPRLGNLAGFELSTGSYINPTPPEMVAETLQKVVKKVR